The Martelella sp. AD-3 genome includes a region encoding these proteins:
- a CDS encoding ABC transporter ATP-binding protein, with translation MEPLLDVQNLSVSFPTAAGETTVLHNASYRIDRGEVLAIVGESGSGKSVAMLAVMGLLPTTARVTADRIAFEGRDIINMPAKERRKIIGRDISMIFQEPVASLNPCFTAGFQIEEVLKQHTDLDKKARHKRAVELLEAVGLPNPEDRLKAYPHQMSGGQCQRIMIAIAMACSPKLLIADEPTTALDVTIQKQILELLGRLQAETGMALIMITHDMGVVAETADRVVVQYKGRKMEEADVLSLFENPKHAYTRALLSALPENATGDRLPTIDYSADFTGETL, from the coding sequence ATGGAACCGCTACTCGACGTTCAAAACCTTTCCGTCAGCTTCCCGACCGCAGCGGGCGAGACGACGGTGCTGCACAATGCCTCCTACCGCATCGATCGCGGCGAGGTGCTCGCCATTGTCGGCGAGAGCGGCTCCGGCAAGTCGGTCGCCATGCTCGCCGTGATGGGGCTCCTGCCGACAACGGCGCGGGTGACGGCCGACCGCATCGCCTTCGAGGGCCGCGACATCATCAACATGCCGGCAAAGGAGCGGCGCAAGATCATCGGACGCGACATTTCGATGATCTTCCAGGAGCCGGTTGCCAGCCTCAATCCGTGCTTCACCGCCGGCTTCCAGATCGAGGAAGTGCTGAAGCAGCACACGGACCTCGACAAGAAGGCCCGCCACAAACGCGCCGTCGAACTGCTGGAGGCCGTCGGCCTTCCCAACCCGGAAGACCGGCTGAAGGCCTATCCGCACCAGATGTCCGGCGGCCAGTGCCAGCGCATCATGATCGCGATCGCCATGGCCTGTTCGCCGAAGCTGCTGATTGCCGACGAGCCGACCACGGCGCTTGACGTGACGATCCAGAAGCAGATCCTCGAACTGCTCGGCCGCCTTCAGGCGGAAACCGGCATGGCGCTGATCATGATCACCCATGACATGGGCGTTGTCGCCGAGACCGCCGACCGGGTGGTGGTGCAGTATAAGGGCCGCAAGATGGAGGAGGCCGACGTGCTGTCGCTGTTTGAAAATCCGAAGCATGCCTATACCCGCGCGCTGCTGTCCGCACTGCCGGAAAACGCCACCGGCGACCGCCTACCGACCATCGACTATTCGGCCGATTTTACGGGAGAAACGCTGTGA